In Actinomadura citrea, a single window of DNA contains:
- a CDS encoding cytochrome P450, producing MTTTPDIELVDPGPYEHSGVPHGQLAWLREHEPVYRHHGDPELDHPPFWAVTRHEDVVHVSRHPEIFSSWQRLALFHESPEDQIVLQRMMMLNQDPPEHSRKRSIVNRGFTPRAIGALEQHIRDICRRLVAETAERGQEADFVRDLAAPLPLYVICELLGAPPEDREKIFHWSNTLIGGDDPDFQRTPEEGQQAATELYAYANELAADRRENPREDIVTRLLQPDAGGEVLTGDEFELFVMLLSVAGNETTRNAASGGMLALLEHPEEWERMKADPSLVRTAADEIVRWVTPVNMFRRTAVRDTEIGGRAIAEGDKVVVFYSSANRDEAVFADPYRFDVGRDPNPHLGFGGGGPHFCLGAHLARLELSVLFETLLDTMPNIELNGNVRRLRSSFINGVKEMPVRVRPASLD from the coding sequence ATGACCACCACCCCCGACATCGAACTGGTCGACCCGGGACCGTACGAGCACAGCGGCGTCCCGCACGGGCAGCTGGCATGGCTGCGCGAGCACGAGCCGGTGTACCGCCACCACGGCGACCCGGAGCTGGACCACCCGCCGTTCTGGGCGGTAACCCGGCACGAGGACGTCGTGCACGTCTCGCGGCACCCGGAGATCTTCTCGTCCTGGCAGCGGCTGGCGCTGTTCCACGAGTCGCCGGAGGACCAGATCGTCCTGCAGCGGATGATGATGCTCAACCAGGACCCGCCGGAGCACTCGCGCAAGCGGAGCATCGTCAACCGGGGCTTCACCCCGCGCGCGATCGGCGCCCTGGAGCAGCACATCCGGGACATCTGCCGGCGCCTCGTGGCCGAGACCGCCGAGCGCGGGCAGGAGGCCGACTTCGTCCGCGACCTGGCGGCGCCGCTGCCGCTGTACGTGATCTGCGAGCTGCTCGGCGCCCCGCCCGAGGACCGGGAGAAGATCTTCCACTGGTCGAACACGCTGATCGGCGGGGACGACCCGGACTTCCAGCGGACGCCGGAGGAGGGGCAGCAGGCGGCGACGGAGCTGTACGCCTACGCCAACGAGCTGGCCGCCGACCGGAGGGAGAACCCGCGCGAGGACATCGTCACCCGGCTGCTCCAGCCGGACGCCGGCGGCGAGGTGCTGACCGGGGACGAGTTCGAGCTGTTCGTGATGCTGCTGTCGGTCGCCGGGAACGAGACGACCCGCAACGCGGCGTCCGGCGGCATGCTCGCGCTCCTGGAGCATCCCGAGGAGTGGGAGCGGATGAAGGCCGACCCGTCCCTGGTCCGGACGGCGGCGGACGAGATCGTCCGCTGGGTCACCCCGGTCAACATGTTCCGGCGCACGGCCGTCCGGGACACCGAGATCGGCGGCCGGGCGATCGCCGAGGGCGACAAGGTCGTGGTGTTCTACTCCTCGGCCAACCGCGACGAGGCGGTGTTCGCCGACCCGTACCGCTTCGACGTGGGCCGGGACCCGAACCCCCACCTGGGCTTCGGCGGCGGCGGTCCGCACTTCTGCCTGGGCGCCCATCTCGCCCGGCTTGAGCTGAGTGTGCTTTTCGAAACACTCTTGGACACCATGCCCAATATTGAACTCAACGGTAACGTTCGCAGGCTAAGGTCTAGTTTCATCAACGGTGTAAAGGAGATGCCGGTACGGGTGCGTCCGGCGTCTCTCGACTGA
- a CDS encoding glycosyltransferase family 4 protein — MGEAGEAGGPLRVALLSYRSKPHCGGQGVYLRHLTRELVDLGHTVEVVSGQPYPELDREEITLTKLPSLDLYRDEDPFRTPALGEFRDWLDVLEFAHMRTGGFPEPLTFSLRALRLLRERRRDFDVVHDNQVLGVGNLGIARLGLPLVTSIHHPISVDRRIEIEAARGLKQKLGKRRWYGFVGMQSQVSRRIGPVLTVSESSKVDIVKDFKVDPRDIDILPLGVDTRIFHPRGERVPGRIVAMASADAPIKGVDVLLRAVAKVATERDVHVIVVSRPQKDGPTERLVRELALGERVRFVSGISDGELGELLASAETAVVPSRYEGFSLPAVEHMASGTPLVASRAGALPEVVGDAGILVAPGDVEELAATLHRLHDSAEERARVGAAGLARVQQRFAWPAVAQATVEHYRAAVAQQKYRRLAARKGK, encoded by the coding sequence GTGGGTGAGGCAGGCGAGGCGGGCGGTCCGTTGCGGGTGGCCCTGCTCTCGTACCGCAGCAAGCCGCACTGCGGCGGCCAGGGCGTCTACCTCCGGCATCTGACCCGGGAGCTGGTCGACCTCGGTCACACCGTGGAGGTCGTCTCCGGCCAGCCGTACCCGGAGCTCGACCGCGAGGAGATCACCCTCACCAAGCTGCCGAGCCTGGACCTGTACCGGGACGAGGACCCTTTCCGCACCCCTGCCCTCGGCGAGTTCCGCGACTGGCTGGACGTCCTGGAGTTCGCGCACATGAGGACCGGCGGCTTCCCCGAGCCGCTGACCTTCAGCCTGCGCGCCCTGCGGCTGCTGCGGGAGCGCCGCCGCGACTTCGACGTCGTGCACGACAACCAGGTCCTCGGCGTCGGCAACCTCGGCATCGCCCGGCTGGGGCTGCCGCTGGTGACGAGCATCCACCACCCGATCAGCGTCGACCGGCGGATCGAGATCGAGGCCGCCCGCGGCCTCAAGCAGAAGCTCGGCAAGCGCCGCTGGTACGGGTTCGTCGGGATGCAGTCGCAGGTGTCGCGGCGCATCGGGCCGGTGCTGACGGTGTCGGAGTCCTCCAAGGTCGACATCGTCAAGGACTTCAAGGTCGACCCGCGCGACATCGACATCCTGCCGCTCGGCGTCGACACCCGGATCTTCCACCCGCGCGGCGAGCGCGTCCCCGGCCGGATCGTGGCGATGGCCAGCGCCGACGCGCCGATCAAGGGCGTGGACGTGCTGCTGCGCGCGGTCGCCAAGGTCGCCACCGAGCGCGACGTCCACGTGATCGTGGTCAGCCGGCCGCAGAAGGACGGCCCGACCGAGCGGCTCGTGCGCGAGCTGGCGCTCGGCGAGCGGGTCCGGTTCGTCAGCGGCATCAGCGACGGCGAGCTGGGCGAGCTGCTGGCCTCCGCGGAGACCGCCGTCGTGCCGTCGCGCTACGAGGGGTTCTCGCTGCCGGCCGTGGAGCACATGGCGTCCGGGACGCCGCTGGTGGCGAGCCGCGCCGGCGCCCTGCCCGAGGTCGTGGGCGACGCCGGGATCCTGGTCGCGCCGGGTGACGTGGAGGAACTGGCCGCGACCCTGCACCGCTTGCACGACTCCGCGGAGGAGCGTGCGCGGGTGGGAGCCGCCGGCCTCGCGCGCGTCCAGCAGCGGTTCGCCTGGCCCGCCGTGGCGCAGGCCACCGTGGAGCACTACCGGGCAGCCGTCGCCCAGCAGAAGTACCGGCGCCTAGCCGCGCGCAAGGGCAAGTGA